A window from Primulina huaijiensis isolate GDHJ02 chromosome 13, ASM1229523v2, whole genome shotgun sequence encodes these proteins:
- the LOC140991660 gene encoding protein BIG GRAIN 1-like B has protein sequence MVDGYYRREISDNSNTNHPSFSSTLLDAIYRSIDQGEDQNLVMYGETIMRNKKQQPAMFRTEEEIANFQRACMIEKWMEKKVREKAAAKAVFRSSSWDSSGGAGFLSSSFYEKRPKPIRVYDSGLNKEKPGSKNQDGFMKTKSRALKIYADLKKVKQPISPGARLAGFLNSLFTGAGNTKKPKMNNPETNSPISKSANASSTCSSASSFSRSCLSKTPSSRGKSAGGEKRSVRFNEDFQPRGHKSLNEEINVVDCKKQNLEAINEEIMVHVNVIENNRRVEEAARDFMRNYHLTKSHDMDQEFDDEDDDAESYASSDLFELDNLSAIGMERYREELPVYETTRLHTNRAMAGGLIL, from the coding sequence ATGGTGGATGGATACTACAGAAGAGAGATCAGCGAcaattcaaacacaaatcatCCTTCTTTTTCTTCCACGCTTCTTGATGCAATTTACCGTTCCATCGATCAAGGGGAAGACCAGAATCTTGTCATGTACGGAGAAACAATCATGAGGAACAAGAAGCAGCAGCCTGCCATGTTTCGAACTGAAGAAGAAATTGCCAATTTCCAGCGGGCTTGTATGATCGAGAAATGGATGGAGAAGAAGGTTCGTGAAAAGGCGGCCGCGAAGGCGGTTTTCAGGTCCAGTTCTTGGGACTCCAGCGGCGGCGCTGGGTTTTTGTCATCTTCTTTCTACGAGAAGAGGCCGAAGCCGATTCGGGTATATGATTCGGGCCTTAACAAGGAGAAACCGGGCAGCAAAAATCAGGATGGATTCATGAAGACGAAATCTCGGGCACTAAAGATATACGCCGACCTGAAGAAAGTGAAGCAGCCGATTTCCCCCGGCGCCCGTCTCGCTGGTTTCTTGAACTCCTTATTCACCGGCGCTGGAAATACCAAGAAACCCAAAATGAACAATCCTGAGACCAATTCTCCAATCTCGAAATCGGCAAACGCCTCAAGTACTTGTTCATCAGCTTCCTCTTTCTCCAGATCCTGTCTGAGCAAAACGCCTTCGTCTAGAGGAAAATCAGCAGGTGGCGAGAAAAGATCCGTAAGGTTCAACGAGGATTTTCAACCACGAGGGCACAAATCTCTGAACGAAGAAATTAACGTCGTCGACTGCAAGAAACAGAATTTGGAAGCCATTAATGAAGAGATAATGGTGCATGTAAATGTAATAGAGAATAATCGAAGAGTGGAGGAAGCTGCACGAGATTTTATGAGAAACTATCATCTCACAAAATCCCACGACATGGATCAAGAATTCGATGACGAGGACGACGATGCAGAAAGTTACGCAAGTTCTGATTTGTTCGAATTGGATAATCTCTCGGCCATTGGAATGGAGAGGTATAGAGAAGAATTGCCTGTGTATGAAACCACTCGTCTACATACAAATCGAGCGATGGCAGGTGGATTGATTCTGTAA